The Trueperaceae bacterium DNA window CGATCAGCAGCGCGACCGTCCTTAGAGCACCCATGACCTGCTCCCTCCCACGGCGGGCCCGGATTCTCCGGTCCCGCTCGTAGGGTAGGGGCTCGGGGTGAGAGGCGGTACTCGGCCGCCCGGAGCGTCGCGTCGACGCCTGTCGAGGCGCGGAGAGGCGCGGAGAGGCCCGGGCCGGCGCACGGGAGACCCGCGGCGGCGCCCTACCCGCCCAGGTAGGCCGACGCCACCCTCTCGTCGCGCGCCAGCTCTTCCGCCGGCGCCGAGAGGAGCACGTTGCCGGTCTCGAGCAGGTAGCCGTGGTCGGCGAGGCGCAGGGCCGCGCGCGCGTTCTGCTCGATGAGCAGCACGGTCGCGCCGGCGTCGCGGAGCGCGGCGACGACGCGGAAGATCTCCTCCACGATCAGCGGCGCGAGGCCCAGGCTCGGCTCGTCGAGCAGCAGGAGGCGGGGGCGGGCCATCATCGCGCGCCCTATCGCCAGCATCTGCTGCTCCCCGCCGGACATCGTGCCCGCGACCTGGCGGCGCCTGGCGGCGAGCTGCGGGAACGTCGCGTAGACCTCTTCGAGGGACTCCCGCAGGTCGCGCTCCCCGCGCAGGTAGCGTCGGTAGCCGCCGAGGCGCAGGTTGTCCTCGACCGCCAACGCGGCGAACAGCTCGCGTCGCTCGGGCACCAGCACGACGCCGCGGCCCACCATCGCCTCCGGCGTCGCCTGCGTGACGTCCTCGCCGCCCAGCAGCACGCGTCCGCCGGCCTTCGGCACGACGCCGACGATCGCGTTCACCAGGCTCGACTTGCCCGCGCCGTTCGCGCCGATCACGGTGACGAGCTGACCGCGGCCGACGCTGACGTCCACCTCGCTGAGCGCCTGCACGCCGCCGTACCTCACGCTCAGGCCCTCGACGACGAGGAGCGGCTGCGCGCCGTCCACGCCGGCGGGGGACCTCGCGGCGCCGTCCGCGCCGGCCGGAGACCCGGCGGCGCCCTCCAGGCCGACGGGAGGCCCGGCAACGCCGTTCGTGCCCGCCGCGAACCGGGCGTCGACGGGGCCGCTCACGCGACCTCCCTGCCGAGGTAGGCCTCGATGACCGCCGGGTCGCGCCTGACCACCGCCGGCGTGCCCTCGGCGAGCAGCTCGCCGTGGTTCATGACGACGATGCGGTCGACGAGGTCCATGACGACGTCCATGTCGTGCTCGACGAGCAGGACCGTGACGCCCTCGTCGCGCAGGCGCCGCACCAGCGCCTTCAGGTCCTCCTTCTCGTTGCGCCTGAGGCCGGCGGCGGGCTCGTCGAGGAGCAGCAGCACGGGGTCGGCCATGAGGGCGCGCGCCACCTCGAGCAGGCGCAGCTTGCCGAGGGGCAGCGAGTCCGCCCGCGCGAACGGCTCGTCCCCCAGGCCGACGCGCCTGAGCTGCCTGAGGGCCTCGGCGCGCACGCGCTCCTCCTCCGCCCCGCCCAGGCCCAGCAGGCCGCTCCACAGACCGGAGCTGGTGCGCGAGTAGGCGCCGAGAGCCACGTTCTCGAGCAGGCTGAGGCTCGGGCTCAGGTTGAGGTGCTGGAACGTGCGCGCCAGGCCGAGGCCGGCCACCTGGTGGGGCTGCAGGCGCGTGATGTCCCGCCCGGCGAAGCGCACGCGCCCGGCGTCCACGGACAGCACGCCCGTGATGAGGTTGAACGCCGTGGTCTTGCCGGCCCCGTTCGGGCCGATGAGCCCCACGACCTCGCCCTGGCCGACCGCGAACGAGAGGCGGTGCACGGCGGTGAGGCCGCCGAACGACCGCGTCACGCCCTCGAGCTCGAGCAACGGGCCGCTGACCCGCACGCGCTCGCGGGCCGGCAGTGGCGGCGCGTCCTCGCGCACCGGCCTCTCGGGCCGGCGCGGCAGGAGGGAGTCGACCATCGGCACGAGCCCGCGCCGCGCGTACTGCAGGACGAGGATGAGGATGAAGCCGAACGCGACGATCTCGTAGTTGCCGGTGCGTCCGAGCAGGGCGGGCAGCACCTGCTGGAGCTGCTCCTTGAGCAGCACGAAGACGCCGGTGCCCACGAGGGCGCCCCACACGCTCGTCAGCCCGCCGATCACGGCCATGATCAGGTAGTCGATGCTGTCGCTCAGCGAGGCGAGGTTCGGGACGATGAACAGCTCGCGGTAGGTGTGAAGCCCGCCCGAGAGCGCCGCCAGCGCGGCCGCGGCGAGGAACGTGATCATCTTGACGCGCTGGACGTCGACGCCGAAGCTGGCCGCCGCCACTGACCCGGTCCGCAGGCTCTTGATCGCCCGACCGACCCGCGAGCGCATCAGGTTCGTCACCAGCCACAGGGTGAGGAGCAGCGCGCCCCACACGAGCACGTAGTACTCGCGGTCGCCGCGGATGGGGTCGCCGAGGAGCGTGAGCGGCGGGATGCGGTTGCCCGTCGCGCTGCCGAAGCCCGTGTTGCCGCCGGTGACGGCGATCCAGTTGCGCAGGACGCCAGTGATCACCAGGCCCCAGGCCAGCGTGGCCAGCGCCAGGAAGTGGCCCTTGAGCCGCAGCGTGATGAGCCCCATCAGCCAGGCGATGAGCACCGACGCGAGGACGCCGGCGACGATCGAGAGCCAGGGGCTGAGGCCGAAGCGGCTGGCGAGGATCGCGGCCGTGTACGCGCCGGTGCCGACGAACGCCGCCTGCCCCAGGGAGGCGAGGCCGGCGTAGCCGGTCAGCAGCACCAGCCCCAGCACGACGAGCGAGTACATGCCGATGAGGTTCGCGAGCCGCAGCCCGAACGCGCCGGAGACGAAGGGCAGGACGACGACGATGACGGCGAAGGCCAGGAACAGGCCGCGCCGCAGCCAGGCTCCCAGGACCGCGCTCCCGGGACCGCCGCGCGGGTCGGGTCCGCCGCTCACTCGACGTGCTCCTCGAAGTCCACGTGCTGCAGCGAGCGCACCAGGAGCACGGGGATGATCAGCAGGAACACGAGGACGTCCTTGTAGGCCGAGGAGACGTAGAAGGCGCTGAACTGCTCGGCGACGCCCACGAACACGGCGCCGGCGACGGCCACCGCGGGGTTGCTGAGGCCGCCGATGATGGCGCCGACGAACCCCTTGAGGCCGATAAGGAAGCCGAAGTCGTAGGCCATCTTCGTGATCGGCGTGATCAGCACGCCGGCGACGGCGGCGAGGAAGACCGAGATCGTGAAGGCCGTGGAGCCCGCGCGCACGACGGAGATGCCCGAGAGCCTGGCGCCGAGCTTGTTCACGGCCGCGGCGCGCAGCGCCTTGCCGTGCAGCGTGCGGCCGAGGAACCACCACAGCGCGGCGAGCAGAACGGCGCTCAGGGCGAGCAGCCACAGGTCCTGGTGGTCGAAGAGGACGGGCCCGAAGCGGGCGCGCCCCTCTGTGAACGGGGGCAGCGTGTACGGCTGCGGGCCCCAGAACGCCAGGCCGAGGCCGGTGAGCGCGAGGTGCAGGCCGATGGTCATGATCAGATAGACGAGGGCCGATGCCCTGGGCAGCGGCTGGATGATCACGCGGTAAGAGACGGGACCGAGGGCCGTGGTGAGGGCCAGGGCCACGGCGATGTGGGCGACGTAGGGGAGCTGGGCGCGGCTGAGGAGCACGACCGCCAGGTAGGCGACGGCGGCGGCCGCGACGGGCCAGACGAGGCCGAGGGCCAGGCGGCCGGCGCGGCGCTCGCGGGCGAAGCGGATGCCGTCGTAGACGGCCCACAGCAGCAGCCCCGCCACCAGGAGGTAGACGCTGCCGGGCACCGCCCCGGCGCGCAGGCTCGCCACCGTGAGCGCCGCGATCATCACGAACTCGCCGATGGCGACGTTGATGACCCCCGTGACGGCGTAGAGGACGACGAGGCCCAGCGCCATGAGGGCGTAGATGGCCCCGTTCGTGAGGCCCTCGAAGAGGAGGATCAGCGGGATGTCGAGCAAGCGCCCTCCGCTGCCGGAGAGGCGGGGCGGGCTTAGGCCTGAGCCCGCCCCGCCGCCACCGGGGGTGATGCGCCTAGGCCCTCACCTCAGCGGGCGAGGGTCCAGTCGCCGTCCTGGATCTCGACGATCACCAGGGCCCGCTCGTCGAGCCCCAGGTGGTCCTCGGCGGTGAAGTCGAAGACGCCGCCCACGCCCGTGAACGGCCCCATCTCCTCGAGCGCGTCGCGCAGCGCCTGACGCACCGCGGCCGTGTCGTCCCAGTCCAGCTCGCCCTGGTCCATGGCGTACTCCAGCGCGAGCTGGATGGCCCTGACGGCGTCCCAGGCGTGCCCGCCGAACGTGCTGGCGGTGCCCTCGCCGTAGAGCGCCTCGTACTGCTCCACGTACTGGGCGGCCACCGGCGCGATCTCGTTGTCGTCCGGCAGCTCGTCGACGACGATCATCGGGCCGATCGGCAGGCGCACGCCGTCGGCGGCGTCGCCGGCCAGCTCGAGGAAGCTCGGGTTGCCCACGCCGTGGCTGACGTAGACCTGGCCCTCGTAGCCGCGGTTGGCGAGCTCCTCGACGACGAGCGCGGTGTCGCGCACGACGCCCCAGATCAGCACGGCGTCGGGCTGGCTGCGGATCGCGGAGAGGACCTGGGCGGTGACGTTCGTGTCGGAGCGTCCGTAGCGCTCGATCGCGACGACCTCGATGTCGGTGCCCTCGATCGCGGCGTTCAGCTCGGTGAGGCCGCCCTCGCCGTAGGCGTCGTCGATGGCCAGGTAGGCGAGCGTGTGCAGGTCGTTGGCCATCATGTCCTGGACGATGCCGCGGATCATCAGCCTGTCGGTCTGCGGCGTCTTGAAGACCCAGTGGCGGTCCTCCACCGGCTCGATGATGTTCGCGGCGGCCGCCATGCTGATGTTCGGGACGCCGGCCTCCTGCACGGTGTCGATGATCGCCAGGCTGTTCGCCGAGATCGTGCAGCAGATGACGACGTGGACGTCCTCCTCCTGGATCAGGCGGCTGACGTTCGTGACGGCCTGCGCGGTGTCCGACGCCGTGTCGAGGAAGACGATCTCGACGGGCACGCCGTTGATGCCGCCCGCCGCGTTGATCTGGTCCTGCAGCATGCGGAAGGTGTTCGCCTCCGGCTCGCCGAGGGCGGAGGCGGCGCCGGTCGCCGCGGCCGCCGCGCCGATGCGCAGCGTCTGCGCCAGCGCCGACGGCGCGAGGAGCAGCGCGAGGGCCAGAAGCGTGGGCAACGTTCTTCTCATCCTCATTCCTCCCTTGGTTCCATCGACGGCGGCGCGAGTCACCTCGCCACCACCGGCCTTACCGGTAGCTGGGGCTCCCTGGGCGCGACGCCGACGAAGGGGCTGCCCTCCTCGAACCAGCTCTTGGGTGCCGGGTGGCCCCAGAGCGTCTGCCGGCGCGGGTCGTCTAGCGTCCACCTGATGGGCGCGAACTCGGGGTCCATCGTGCGGTAGTCGCCGGTGAACAGCTCCACGCGGTGCCCGTCGGGGTCGCGCAGGTAGAGGAAGAACGCGTTCGAGATGCCGTGGCGGCCGGGCCCGCGCTCCATGGCGCCGACCCGGCCGGAGGCGGCCAGCACGTCGCAGGCGTGTATCACGTCCATCTCGCCGCGTACCCACAGGCCCACGTGGTGCAGCCGCGGGCCGACCCCGTTCGTGAGCGCGATGTCGTGGACGTTGCCCTTGCGGTGCAGCCACACCGCCCAGAGGCGCGGCTCGTCCTCCTCGGTCTCGGTGTACTCGCTGACGCGGAAGCCGAGCTCGCCGGCGAGCCAGTCGTGCGTGTCCTGGAGCTCGGCGGCGAAGACGTTGACGTGGTCGAGGCGCTGCACGGCGGCGCCGCGGTAGAGCTGGTAGTCCTGCAGGCGCCTCTCGACCGCATCCTGGCGCTCGTAGAAGGCCAGCGGCACGCCGAAGGGGTCGCGCACGTGCAGCGTGCGTCCCTGGCCGCGCGGGCGGGCCTCCTCGACCGGTAGGCCGCGCGAGGCGAAGTAGCTG harbors:
- a CDS encoding ABC transporter ATP-binding protein — protein: MSGPVDARFAAGTNGVAGPPVGLEGAAGSPAGADGAARSPAGVDGAQPLLVVEGLSVRYGGVQALSEVDVSVGRGQLVTVIGANGAGKSSLVNAIVGVVPKAGGRVLLGGEDVTQATPEAMVGRGVVLVPERRELFAALAVEDNLRLGGYRRYLRGERDLRESLEEVYATFPQLAARRRQVAGTMSGGEQQMLAIGRAMMARPRLLLLDEPSLGLAPLIVEEIFRVVAALRDAGATVLLIEQNARAALRLADHGYLLETGNVLLSAPAEELARDERVASAYLGG
- a CDS encoding branched-chain amino acid ABC transporter ATP-binding protein/permease; the protein is MSGGPDPRGGPGSAVLGAWLRRGLFLAFAVIVVVLPFVSGAFGLRLANLIGMYSLVVLGLVLLTGYAGLASLGQAAFVGTGAYTAAILASRFGLSPWLSIVAGVLASVLIAWLMGLITLRLKGHFLALATLAWGLVITGVLRNWIAVTGGNTGFGSATGNRIPPLTLLGDPIRGDREYYVLVWGALLLTLWLVTNLMRSRVGRAIKSLRTGSVAAASFGVDVQRVKMITFLAAAALAALSGGLHTYRELFIVPNLASLSDSIDYLIMAVIGGLTSVWGALVGTGVFVLLKEQLQQVLPALLGRTGNYEIVAFGFILILVLQYARRGLVPMVDSLLPRRPERPVREDAPPLPARERVRVSGPLLELEGVTRSFGGLTAVHRLSFAVGQGEVVGLIGPNGAGKTTAFNLITGVLSVDAGRVRFAGRDITRLQPHQVAGLGLARTFQHLNLSPSLSLLENVALGAYSRTSSGLWSGLLGLGGAEEERVRAEALRQLRRVGLGDEPFARADSLPLGKLRLLEVARALMADPVLLLLDEPAAGLRRNEKEDLKALVRRLRDEGVTVLLVEHDMDVVMDLVDRIVVMNHGELLAEGTPAVVRRDPAVIEAYLGREVA
- a CDS encoding branched-chain amino acid ABC transporter permease produces the protein MLDIPLILLFEGLTNGAIYALMALGLVVLYAVTGVINVAIGEFVMIAALTVASLRAGAVPGSVYLLVAGLLLWAVYDGIRFARERRAGRLALGLVWPVAAAAVAYLAVVLLSRAQLPYVAHIAVALALTTALGPVSYRVIIQPLPRASALVYLIMTIGLHLALTGLGLAFWGPQPYTLPPFTEGRARFGPVLFDHQDLWLLALSAVLLAALWWFLGRTLHGKALRAAAVNKLGARLSGISVVRAGSTAFTISVFLAAVAGVLITPITKMAYDFGFLIGLKGFVGAIIGGLSNPAVAVAGAVFVGVAEQFSAFYVSSAYKDVLVFLLIIPVLLVRSLQHVDFEEHVE
- a CDS encoding ABC transporter substrate-binding protein, with product MRRTLPTLLALALLLAPSALAQTLRIGAAAAATGAASALGEPEANTFRMLQDQINAAGGINGVPVEIVFLDTASDTAQAVTNVSRLIQEEDVHVVICCTISANSLAIIDTVQEAGVPNISMAAAANIIEPVEDRHWVFKTPQTDRLMIRGIVQDMMANDLHTLAYLAIDDAYGEGGLTELNAAIEGTDIEVVAIERYGRSDTNVTAQVLSAIRSQPDAVLIWGVVRDTALVVEELANRGYEGQVYVSHGVGNPSFLELAGDAADGVRLPIGPMIVVDELPDDNEIAPVAAQYVEQYEALYGEGTASTFGGHAWDAVRAIQLALEYAMDQGELDWDDTAAVRQALRDALEEMGPFTGVGGVFDFTAEDHLGLDERALVIVEIQDGDWTLAR
- the hpaD gene encoding 3,4-dihydroxyphenylacetate 2,3-dioxygenase gives rise to the protein MPLTPSNPRPPFDVLRVSHVELGVADLERSRSFYEDALGMVVTARDDEALWLRGLEDSCHHCLVLRRGSPGSCLRIGFRVREEGDLDAAASYFASRGLPVEEARPRGQGRTLHVRDPFGVPLAFYERQDAVERRLQDYQLYRGAAVQRLDHVNVFAAELQDTHDWLAGELGFRVSEYTETEEDEPRLWAVWLHRKGNVHDIALTNGVGPRLHHVGLWVRGEMDVIHACDVLAASGRVGAMERGPGRHGISNAFFLYLRDPDGHRVELFTGDYRTMDPEFAPIRWTLDDPRRQTLWGHPAPKSWFEEGSPFVGVAPREPQLPVRPVVAR